The Corallococcus silvisoli genome contains the following window.
GATGACGATGTAGAGCAGGGCGATGCCCCGGCCCGTGCCCACGCCGATGAACCGCCCGACGCTGTCCGCCAGCGCTCCGCCGGGCGCCAGCAGCGGCTCGAAGACGTGGTCCGCGAGCGGTCCTCCCACCAGGTAGGCCAGCGGGAGCGAGGACCAGCCCAGCATGCGGCGGACGGAGAAGACCCGTCCCTGGACGTCCAGCGCCACCTTGCTCTGCCAGAGGGCCTGGCTGCTGCCGGTGACGATGGGGAAGCAGAACGACAGCATGAACACCGAAAGCCCCACGAGGAAGGCGTTCGGAAGCAGTCCTCCCAGGATGATGACGACGCCCTGGATGAGCGTGAAGCCGAGCACGCCATGGATGCGCCGCCGGGGGCCGCCCCAGGCGGTCATCGCCGCGGCTCCCAGGAGCAGGCCGGCGCCGCCGATGGACAGCAGGGTGCCCAGCGCCTTCGGAGAGGTGAAGCCCAGGATGAGTGGCGTGTACAGCGTGCGCGCCAGCCCGATCACCGTGAAGTTCGTGACGGCGAAGAAGATCAACAGCGCCCACAGGCCCGGCCGCGCCCGGATGTAGCTCCAGCCGTACGCGACCTCCGCGCCCAGCGAGGGCCTTCCTGTCCCAGCCCGGTCGTGGGGCTGGGGGCCCGGGGCCGGGCGCGGCAGCGCGGCCCGGACGGCCAGCAGGGTGACCATGCTGATGACGAAGGTGGAGAGGTCCATCAGGAGGACCCCGGGGAGGCGGAGCGAGGTGACCAGGAAGCCCGCCGCGAGTGGGGCGACGATGGCCGCTCCCGCCTCCGCCGCGTGGATCATCCCATTGGCGCGGCCCAGGTGCCGGGCGGGGAGCAGCAGCGGTGGCAGCGTGGAGTACGCCGGCCAGCGCATCGCGCCGAACAGGGAGTTGACCAGGGCCAGCACGCAGACGGTCGCGAACGACAGCTGCCCCGTCCAGGCCAGGAGCATCGCCGTCAGCACGCACAGGCCCTCGCCGAGGTCGGCGAGCAGCATCGCCCGGCGTCCCCCCCACCGGTCCACCAGCGCCCCGGCCAGCGGCAGCGCCACGACTCCCGGCAGGACGCCGAAGAACGCCACCAGCGTGAACCGGGTGTTCGAGCCGGTCTGCTCGAGCACCCAGAACCCGAGCGCGAAGGTCGTCATGCCCGAGCCGACGAGGGAGACGAACTGGCCGAGCCAGACGACGA
Protein-coding sequences here:
- a CDS encoding MFS transporter, which produces MTERSDSSRMWTFLVVWLGQFVSLVGSGMTTFALGFWVLEQTGSNTRFTLVAFFGVLPGVVALPLAGALVDRWGGRRAMLLADLGEGLCVLTAMLLAWTGQLSFATVCVLALVNSLFGAMRWPAYSTLPPLLLPARHLGRANGMIHAAEAGAAIVAPLAAGFLVTSLRLPGVLLMDLSTFVISMVTLLAVRAALPRPAPGPQPHDRAGTGRPSLGAEVAYGWSYIRARPGLWALLIFFAVTNFTVIGLARTLYTPLILGFTSPKALGTLLSIGGAGLLLGAAAMTAWGGPRRRIHGVLGFTLIQGVVIILGGLLPNAFLVGLSVFMLSFCFPIVTGSSQALWQSKVALDVQGRVFSVRRMLGWSSLPLAYLVGGPLADHVFEPLLAPGGALADSVGRFIGVGTGRGIALLYIVIGSLTVLTVIVSYQFARLRHVEDELPDALPSPAHPSWSGT